A region from the Triticum aestivum cultivar Chinese Spring chromosome 3D, IWGSC CS RefSeq v2.1, whole genome shotgun sequence genome encodes:
- the LOC123078389 gene encoding uncharacterized protein produces the protein MERGESILDAVLDEETLDFGGDDVEMADAEAEETPIPDPPAAGAGTAGGGAQAGGPAGKKKKKRKSGRSKNSGRPDGPPTKIGDINRFVLDTCRRLKEKKSYLVWNAIGCLGVSAVSDLVREVEAIQKCGGQTIADGSRFRTGGGILWNILKSREPKAYKEIMVKGRELEKQFMYTKGRPQMSRNEDASSQGSVLVDEEIEAHDDPEHLVDAEEAPPSVDKAEPRKPVADRIRVPVAYDDLFEDGEIHEEQPQN, from the exons ATGGAGAGGGGCGAGAGCATCCTGGATGCCGTGCTCGACGAGGAGACCCTAGATTTTGGCGGAGATGACGTCGAGATGGCTGACGCGGAGGCGGAGGAAACCCCCATCCCCGACCCCCCCGCCGCCGGAGCAGGAACCGCTGGCGGTGGTGCGCAGGCGGGCGGACCGGCgggcaagaaaaagaagaagagaaagtcCGGGAGGAGTAAGAACAGCGGGAGGCCTGATGGGCCACCCACCAAGATCGGTGACATTAATCG TTTTGTACTTGACACGTGCAGGCGCTTGAAGGAGAAAAAGTCATACCTTGTCTGGAATGCTATTGGCTGCCTTGGCGTTTCTGCTGTCAGCGATCTTGTCCGAGAG GTTGAGGCCATTCAGAAGTGTGGTGGGCAGACGATTGCTGATGGAAGTCGTTTCCGGACAGGTGGTGGAATCCTCTGGAACATCTTGAAATCACGAGAGCCAAAGGCATACAAGGAAATTATGGTGAAGGGAAGGGAGCTTGAG AAGCAGTTCATGTATACGAAAGGCAGACCACAGATGAGCAGAAATGAAGATGCAAGCTCACAGGGCAGCGTGCTAGTTGACGAGGAAATTGAAGCACATGATGACCCTGAGCACTTAGTCGATGCAGAGGAAGCACCTCCTTCTGTTGATAAAGCTGAACCTCGTAAACCAGTAGCCGACAGGATTCGTGTGCCTGTTGCTTATGATGATCTTTTTGAGGATGGAGAGATACACGAAGAACAACCACAAAATTGA